The window TTGAGAAAGCCGATGACCTTGCCGTTCAAGTCCGACGGCAGGGGATTAGGCTCACGCTGCGCGATCTTGGACTCCGCCGTGGGGTCCAGCGCCATGATGGTGTTTGCCGGCATACTCGCCTCCTCTCGGATTTCTCCGCTCGCTATCCTTTTTACCAGCCTTGCGTGTCGTTGTCAATGGCGCACCCCTGGGCGGACGGCTAGCGGTTGCCTGGACTACGCGGCGGATGTATACTTGTCACCAGACGGGTAGGCCGGACGACCGCTCCTTCGGCGCATGCCGAGGGGGAGGAAAGTCCGGGCTCCACCGGGCAGGGTGCTGGATAACGTCCAGGCGGGGAAACCCGACGGATAGCGCCACAGAAACATACCGCCTCGTGACGAACGGGGTAAGGGTGCAACGGTGCGGTAAGAGCGCACCAGCGGCCGGGCGACCGGTCGGCTAGGCAAACCCCACCCGGAGCAAGGCCGAATAGGAGGGCGAAGGGCGCCCGGCCCGCCCTCGGGTTGGCTGCTAGAGGCGGCGGGTAACCGTCGTCGGAGAAAGATGGTCGTCGCCCCGTGGGAGCGCAGGAAGAAGGCCCTGCCGTAAACTGCACTCCCGCAGGGTACAGAACCCGGCTTACAGGCCTGCCCGTCTTCTCGGCCCGCTGGACACCGCCAGGTCGCCCAGCGGGCCTTTGCTTTGATAGCCAACGTGCGCTAAACTTTGCAAATAGTCGAAAAGCGATGACGCAGCTATGGCAACGCCACATATTTCCTCATGGTCAGACATAGCAAGTGAGTACACGGACGCCCTTCTATTGGGAAACGGGGCAAGCCGTGCTCTTCATCAAGACTTCACATACGAGTCTTTGCTAGAAGCTGCGCGCAAAATCGGCAAGATCCCTCGGGAAGTCGAGCAAATTTTCAAGAATTTGGACACAACTGATTTTGAATTGGTGCAGAGTATGCTCTCGCACGCACGTCGAATCAACCACGCCCTAGAGATTGAGGATCAAGGCAAGATAGCTGCTATTTACGAGGATATCCGGCAGGCTCTAATCGCAGCGGTCAACAGCGTACACGTTCCTTACCCTGCGGTAGTGGATCATTTGCAACCCATTGCAGAGTTCATGCGCCATTTCAAATTTGTCATTAGCTTGAATTATGATCTAATAGTCTATTGGGCCATGTTGTGGGCTAACGACCACCCGAAGAAAACTGACATGTTCAAAGACTGTTTTATAGCGGGCGAATTCGATCACGACTGGAAAAAGTACATTGAGTCTATCAAGGGGGCTAAGAGTTCTACTCTGGTGTTTTATCCACATGGAAATCTAGCGCTGGCAAGTGAAAGTACTACGGGAAATGAAACCAAGGTTGCCAAAGGGAATGATATGAATCTATTAGCTAGTATCACGAAGACTTGGAAGGAGCGCGACGCAATCCCCTTGTTCGTAAGCGAAGGGGAATCGCGGCAAAAACTTCGAGCTATTATGCGTAGCCCCTACCTAAGCACGGTATACGCTTCGGTTCTACCAAATACCGGATCTACGATTGTCATTTACGGGTGTTCACTCGGCGACCAAGATGAGCACATTGTCAATCGCCTCTGCGTCAATAGAGCCAAAATCGCTATTTCTATCCACGGTTACGCCACCAAACCTTCCTGGGATTTGAACAAGTCCTGTGCCATCTTTGAGGCGAAAGTCAGAAAAGTCAACCAAAGCGCGGATTTGATTTTCTTCGATTCTGAGAGTCCTGGATGCTGGCCGCATACTCAACCAACCAAGTAGATACCCTTTCGTTCGCCTAACCATTGACCGCTTCCGTTCGCGGCGCTATACTCGGTCGGTTATCGGAGTCATTCACCGGCCGAACACAACCACATGCCGAAGAAGACTATAACGCACAAGTCCGCCACAGCCCAGCAGCCGCCGGCTGACCTCTCGCCGGAGGCCATCCAGAAGGCGCTCGCCACCCGTACGTTCGGGCGGCGGCTGCACTTCCAGGAGACCATGAACTCCACCCAGGACGAAGCCCACCACCTGGCCTTCCTGGACGCGCCGGAGGGCACCCTGGTCCTGGCCGAGTCCCAGACCGCGGGCAGGGGACGCTTCCAGCGCGCGTGGATATCGGACCCCGGCGGCAGCCTGACCTTCTCGCTCATTCTCAAGCCCAAGCTCGCAGACCTGCCCAAGCTCAACATGCTGGCGTGCCTGGCCGTCCTCTTCAGCATCCGCAGGTACACCGGCCTCCCGGCCAAGATCAAGTGGCCCAACGATATCCTCATCCGTGGCAAAAAGGTCTGCGGCATCCTGATAGACAGCCAGATGCGCCTGGACGAGGTGGAGTACGCCATCGTCGGCGTTGGCCTGAACGTGAACGTGGATATGAAGAAGTACGGGGACGTCCCTTCGGCCACCAGTATCTCCAACGAACTGGGCCGCCGCGTCTCGCGCCCTGAACTGCTCGCCCACATCATGGGAGACATGGAGCGCCTTTACGAGAGCCTCCAGAAATGGGACTCCATCCACGATATCTGGGCGCTGTTCCTGGACACCCTGGGCCACGATGTCGCCGTGCGATGGGGCGATACCGTCGAGCGAGGGCGCGCCGAGTCAGTGGACCAGGACGGCAACCTGATGCTGCGCCGCCCGGACGGCTCGCTCGTGCGCGTCGTCGCGGGTGAAGTCACCCTGCGCGCCTAGCGCGCACCCCCACCGGGGAGACAGATGTGAGCATACAGCACGGCCCCACGCAACGGCTCGCCTTCCTGGCCGACGCCAGCGTGCCGGAATTGGTCATCCAGGCGTTGCAGACCAAGGGCATGGACGTGGCCCGTGAAGGCCGCGACGAGTGGGACGTACAGGTCCCCATCAAAGGCCTGGACGAGCGCCGCGCCGCCGTGATGCTGGCGGGCGATCGCGTCTTCCTCACCACCGACCGCCGCCGACTGCGGGGCAGGCATATCCCCAGCCAGCACGGGGGCGTGGTGACCATCATCGGCATGGAGGGCGAGCCTGAACGCGTAGCCGAAACAGTTGCGCGGTTCCTGAAAGCGCTGCGGGGCGCCGGTCGGGGCTACACCCGTCTCCGCGACCGGCGCTTCGTGTGGGCCGAGGACCGTCTGGTTGAGATGCTTCCGGACGGCGCGAAGAGGGTCTGGTCCCGGGCCAGATAGCCCCGCCCATCCACCCTGGAGACCGCGGCGTCTTTTGTGAGGCCACCATGAACGTGGAGCAGATCACCAGGCTTATCTCCCTGAGCGAGCTCTTCTACGGGCTGCGGGAGAGCCTGCTGTGCCAGCTCGCACGGGCGGCGGTCGTGCAGGAAGTGCCCGCCGATACCGTGATCATCAGACGGGAGGAATCCACGGCGGGGCTGGGCCTTCTGCTGACAGGCGAGCTCTCCTACAGCGCCCTGGTCAACGGGTTGGAAATCGTGGCCCTTATGCTAGGCCCCGGGTCATGGATTGGCCTGGGCGCGCTGTTTGAGCATCGCCCGAGCGGCAGCCAGATTCGGACAATGACTCCCAGCACTTTATTGTGGCTGGACGCGAAGGATGTCCTGCGACTGCTCGCCGAAGCGCCTGAAGACGCTCAGATTGTCCTTGCGCGGGCGCGCGCCCAGTTTGACGAGCGCCTGGAGGCCATCAATAAGGGTATCGAGGCGGCGAAATAGGACGGGCGGGGCGTAGCAGGCTTACCGGCTGCCTTCCTCTCCTCCCCACACGTCCGTCCAGTCCCACGCCAGGTGCGGGTATCGGGCCGCCAGCAGAGGCATATGCTCAGTGGTCAGCAGCGGCAGCGCCGTCGGCGCGAGCGCCCGCAGGGCGGCGACGCGCTCCGCCGAGCCTTCGGCAGTCAGCCCGGCAAGGGTGGCGGCGCCCACGTTTTTCCCCTGCGCCAGCACACGGAATCCGCCCAGGCCGTCGGGCCGCAGCAGGTCCCGCAGGGCCAGCATGTTAGCGTCACGTTCCCGCTGGGGCAGGCCTTGCCTCCTGGCCGCCTCCATGACACCCTGCATCCCCAGGTTGAGGAGAAAGGCCCGCTGGCTCGTCAGCCCCAGCGCACGCAGCCCATGGGCCTCTCCCGCGGCGGCCAGCGCCGAAAAGTCCACGTGGGCGGTGATGTCCTGCTCTCCCATGCGCTGGTACGGGCTGCCCGCGGGGGCGTGCTTGTAGTAGCAGGCCAGCGTCCCCTGCAGCCGCTCCGCGCCGTACAGCCGCTCCGCCACGTCGCCGTAGTCAACGGTCAACACGAAGCCCCGCGTCAGGGCCGACGCCACGCTCCGCGACCAGGCCTCCAGCCCCAGGCAGACCTCCGCCCGCTGCCCCTCCTGTAGCGTTATGCCCAGTCGCGCGAAACGCTCCTCCAGCGCGGGCGTGGACGGCCCGCCAAGCTCCTCGACGAAGCGTCCCTCCGCGTCCAGCGCGACGTACACGTCCTGAAGCCGACCGCCCACCCACGCAACCCGGTGCACGGGGAATGCGTCCACCAGCTCGTTGGCGAGGATGCAGCCCTCCACGTTCCGGACGGGCAGTCCCTCGCCGAGCACCCAGTGTGGCGCGCTGTCCGCCGCGCGCATGGCGGGAGGGCGACGCTCGATGGCGACGTAGCGCAGGGCGCGGCGGAAGTCCGGTGACAAATGTTCAGCATGGGCGAGCACGTCCCGCGCGAGGCGGCCATTCCCCGCCCCCGGCTCCACGATGTGGAATACGCGAGGAGAGTCCAGCAGCCGCCACATCTCTTCCATCTGCCGCGCAATGAGCGCGCCGAAGGCGGGGTGGGCTACCGGGGAGGTGTAGAAGTCGCCTATGGGGCCAACAGGCTCGCCCGAGGTGTAGTAGCCGCCCGCCGGGTCGTAGAGGGCGATCGCCATGAAGTCAGCGAACGTGATGCGCCCTCTCTCGCGGAGGCGCGCCCTGACCGCCTGCTCCAGTGCTGCTGTCATCGTCGTTAAGCAAAGTCGCCGAGGGTGGTCTCCCCCGGCGACATTGTAACCGAAGTGTGGGCGGGCGTTACAGGGCGCCCACCTTAGGGGAAACCCCGGCGCTCCGCTTCTCAATGGGCACGTACTCCAGGTCCATAGGACCCACGTACTTGAGCAGCGGGCGGATGAGCACGTTATTATGCCACTGCTCCATGAACTGCGCGGTCCAGCCGGGGACACGGCCCATGGCGAAGATGGAGATGAAGACGTCCTCCGGGACACCCATCAGATAATAGACTGACCCGGCGTAGAAGTCCACGTTGACAAAGATACCCTTGGCGCGGTAGGGGGCCATCACCTTCTCCTCCAGGTGCAGGAGGAGCTTGAACCACTGGGGTTGCCCCTTTCTCTCGCCAAGCCAGCGGGAGCGCTCGCGCAGGTGCCGCGCCCGCGGGTCCTCCGCCTTATAGACGCGGTGCCCAAAGCCCATGATCTTCTCGCCACGGCTGGTGAGGCTCTTGACGTAGGCCTCCGCCTTCTCCGGAGTCTCAATGTGATGGACCAGGTCCATCACAGCTTCCGCCGCGCCGCCATGCCAGGGACCCTTCAGCACGCCGATGCCTCCGACGACAGCGGAGTGCAGGTCGGAAAGGGTGGAGGCAGACTGACGGGCCGCGAAGGAGGAGGCGTTGGAGCCGTGCTCCGCGTGAAGGATGAAGTCAACGTCCAGTATTTTCGCCTCTTCCGGGTCGGGCTTTTTCCCGAACATCATGTACAGGAAGTTGGCCGCGTGGCCCAGGTCCGGCGAGGGCGGGACGGGCTGCAGGCCCTTGCGAATCCGATGATGGGCGGCGACGATGGTGGCCGCCTGGGCGGTGAGCCGGACGCCCTTGCGGAGGGTGGACTCCACAGACTTGTCCTCCGTGTCCGGGTCGTACGCCGCCAAGGCGGAGATCCCGGTGCGAAGCACATCCATGGGGTGGGCCTTTTGTGTCAGCTCTATGACTTTGATGATCTGCGGGGGGATGGCTCGGCCGGCGCGGAGTTGAGCGTCAAATGCATCGAGTTCGCCGCGGGTGGGAAGCTTACCGTGGAGGAGGAGAAACACCGTCTCTTCGAAGGTGGATTTTTCCGCTAAATCATGGATATCGTAGCCCCGGTAGAGTAACTTGCCAATACCGCCATCAATGAAACTTGACTCCGTCTTGTCCAGATAGACGTCCTTAAGCCCTGGGTGAAGCTGGATCTCTTGCATTGCTCCTCCTTGACAGCCATAACGGCTTTTTTCGTCAGGTCTCAGAGCGAGGGACTTACCGGAGCGGCCTGCTTCTCATCCGTCACCATGCCCCCTGGAACCGCCACACGTGGCCGGAACCGGTCCCATGCTAGGAATGAGCTGTGCTGCGGGGAGTTTGCACGCCTCCTCTTCGAGGAGCATCCTGAAGACCTTGATAGCAACTGGACGGCCGCCTACCGGCCCAACCCTCACACTTTAGCACTTGCGCGGACACTGGTCAAGCTTCATTGCGACGAAAGACATCCAAGGCAACAAGCGCAGCACTCTTTCCAAAGCATGCAGAGCGTGAATTACCACGCCGGTCCCGCTGCATGGCCGCCAGCCGCTTGAACACCCCCGCGCCTGTGCTAAACTGCCTCTTGCGCAGAGATTCTTCATCGGCCTTTGCGGGATCGGATTGAAACGGGCGTGATTGCACTTGTGAGTACACCTGAGCGCGTTCTTCAGGGCAAGGTCGCCGTGGTGACGGGCGGCAGCCGCGGCCTGGGCAGGGCGATGGCCGACGGGCTGTCTTCCTGACGTCCGACGCCTCAAGCTATGTGACCGGGCACACGCCGTACGTGGACGGCGGCTGGCACGCCGCTTGAGCAGCAGAGCGCATCCACGGGTGCAGCGACTTGACGCCCTGGGCGCGCTTTGATACACTTTGTGCTTCTGGAAGCAATGTGAAAATTTTAACGTTTTGCCCGCTTCGACATCCAAAAGACCCCGTTGCGGAAGGATGACATGACCGTTCATAGACAGCGTCTGCTGTGGGCCCTTGCTCCCGTTTCCATGTTCCTTCTGGCCTTGGCGCTCGCGGGCTGCGCGCCGACTCCACAGACCACCCTCCTCCCCAAGTCCGACTACGCCGCCAGAATCCAGGGCCTCTTCGAGCTAATCCTGGTAATCGCCGCCATCGTCTTCGTTGTGGTGGAAGGGTTTCTCATCTACACCGCCATCCGCTTCCGTAAACGGAAGGGCCAGGACCTACCCGCCCAGTCCCACGGGAGCCAGAAACTGGAGATTGCCTGGACATTCGCCCCTGTCGTCGTCCTAGCCATCATCACCGTGCCCACCATCAGCACCATATTCGCCACCCAGCAGCCGGCCCCCGCCGACGCTCTGGAGGTCAAGGTCATGGCGCACCAGTGGTGGTGGGAGTTCTCCTACCCCTCGCTGGGCATTGTCACCGGTAACGAGATGCACATACCCGTCGGCAAGACTACCAGCCTTGTCATGAAGTCGAACGACGTCATCCACAGCTTCTGGGTGCCGCAGCTTGCCGGCAAGCGCGACGTGTTCCCGAATCGGGAGACCCGCATCACGTTCATACCCGACGAGCCGGGGACGTACCTGGGCCAATGCGCCGAGTTCTGCGGACTCTCCCACGCCAACATGCGGTTCCGGGTTGTGGTGCACACGCCGGAGGACTTCCAGGCGTGGGTGAAGGCGCAGAAGACGCCCTCTATCGCCCCGACCACTGAGTTGGCGAAGAAGGGCCAGCAGCTCTTTTTCGCGACGCCGCCCGGCTGCACGGCCTGCCACACCATTGACGGCACGCAGGCCAAGGGGCTGGTCGGCCCGAACCTGACGCGCATCGGCGCGCGCGGCACTACCGCCGCCGGCACTCTGGAGAACACGCCGGACAACATGGCGCGGTGGCTTACAGACCCCGAGGCGGTGAAGCCCGGCTCCAAGATGCCGAACCTCCACTTGAGCGAGAGCGACATCTCGGCGCTGGTCGCTTTCCTTGAAAGCATGAAGTAGCGGACTGCGGAGACAGACATGACGACGCTAGCGGCACCCATGCGCCGGCCCGTGGCCTACACCGGCGTATGGAGCTGGATCACGACGGTGGACCACAAGAGGATAGGCATCCTCTACGGCGCCAGCGCTCTGTTCTTTCTGCTTGT of the Dehalococcoidia bacterium genome contains:
- a CDS encoding DUF4917 family protein, whose amino-acid sequence is MATPHISSWSDIASEYTDALLLGNGASRALHQDFTYESLLEAARKIGKIPREVEQIFKNLDTTDFELVQSMLSHARRINHALEIEDQGKIAAIYEDIRQALIAAVNSVHVPYPAVVDHLQPIAEFMRHFKFVISLNYDLIVYWAMLWANDHPKKTDMFKDCFIAGEFDHDWKKYIESIKGAKSSTLVFYPHGNLALASESTTGNETKVAKGNDMNLLASITKTWKERDAIPLFVSEGESRQKLRAIMRSPYLSTVYASVLPNTGSTIVIYGCSLGDQDEHIVNRLCVNRAKIAISIHGYATKPSWDLNKSCAIFEAKVRKVNQSADLIFFDSESPGCWPHTQPTK
- a CDS encoding biotin--[acetyl-CoA-carboxylase] ligase, whose amino-acid sequence is MPKKTITHKSATAQQPPADLSPEAIQKALATRTFGRRLHFQETMNSTQDEAHHLAFLDAPEGTLVLAESQTAGRGRFQRAWISDPGGSLTFSLILKPKLADLPKLNMLACLAVLFSIRRYTGLPAKIKWPNDILIRGKKVCGILIDSQMRLDEVEYAIVGVGLNVNVDMKKYGDVPSATSISNELGRRVSRPELLAHIMGDMERLYESLQKWDSIHDIWALFLDTLGHDVAVRWGDTVERGRAESVDQDGNLMLRRPDGSLVRVVAGEVTLRA
- a CDS encoding cyclic nucleotide-binding domain-containing protein, whose product is MNVEQITRLISLSELFYGLRESLLCQLARAAVVQEVPADTVIIRREESTAGLGLLLTGELSYSALVNGLEIVALMLGPGSWIGLGALFEHRPSGSQIRTMTPSTLLWLDAKDVLRLLAEAPEDAQIVLARARAQFDERLEAINKGIEAAK
- a CDS encoding SAM-dependent methyltransferase, which codes for MTAALEQAVRARLRERGRITFADFMAIALYDPAGGYYTSGEPVGPIGDFYTSPVAHPAFGALIARQMEEMWRLLDSPRVFHIVEPGAGNGRLARDVLAHAEHLSPDFRRALRYVAIERRPPAMRAADSAPHWVLGEGLPVRNVEGCILANELVDAFPVHRVAWVGGRLQDVYVALDAEGRFVEELGGPSTPALEERFARLGITLQEGQRAEVCLGLEAWSRSVASALTRGFVLTVDYGDVAERLYGAERLQGTLACYYKHAPAGSPYQRMGEQDITAHVDFSALAAAGEAHGLRALGLTSQRAFLLNLGMQGVMEAARRQGLPQRERDANMLALRDLLRPDGLGGFRVLAQGKNVGAATLAGLTAEGSAERVAALRALAPTALPLLTTEHMPLLAARYPHLAWDWTDVWGGEEGSR
- a CDS encoding citrate/2-methylcitrate synthase — its product is MQEIQLHPGLKDVYLDKTESSFIDGGIGKLLYRGYDIHDLAEKSTFEETVFLLLHGKLPTRGELDAFDAQLRAGRAIPPQIIKVIELTQKAHPMDVLRTGISALAAYDPDTEDKSVESTLRKGVRLTAQAATIVAAHHRIRKGLQPVPPSPDLGHAANFLYMMFGKKPDPEEAKILDVDFILHAEHGSNASSFAARQSASTLSDLHSAVVGGIGVLKGPWHGGAAEAVMDLVHHIETPEKAEAYVKSLTSRGEKIMGFGHRVYKAEDPRARHLRERSRWLGERKGQPQWFKLLLHLEEKVMAPYRAKGIFVNVDFYAGSVYYLMGVPEDVFISIFAMGRVPGWTAQFMEQWHNNVLIRPLLKYVGPMDLEYVPIEKRSAGVSPKVGAL
- the coxB gene encoding cytochrome c oxidase subunit II; protein product: MTVHRQRLLWALAPVSMFLLALALAGCAPTPQTTLLPKSDYAARIQGLFELILVIAAIVFVVVEGFLIYTAIRFRKRKGQDLPAQSHGSQKLEIAWTFAPVVVLAIITVPTISTIFATQQPAPADALEVKVMAHQWWWEFSYPSLGIVTGNEMHIPVGKTTSLVMKSNDVIHSFWVPQLAGKRDVFPNRETRITFIPDEPGTYLGQCAEFCGLSHANMRFRVVVHTPEDFQAWVKAQKTPSIAPTTELAKKGQQLFFATPPGCTACHTIDGTQAKGLVGPNLTRIGARGTTAAGTLENTPDNMARWLTDPEAVKPGSKMPNLHLSESDISALVAFLESMK